From a region of the Brevibacterium siliguriense genome:
- a CDS encoding thioesterase family protein yields MTSHRSPRPSTSCAARTNSTRRGPRRARGTSKCSTAGGPPAALLARAVERVREDEAMSIDRLTIDMLGPIPQGRIRTEATIVRPGKRIELVEDKLWADDRLAVTATAWRMRSTPENSAEVATTFDTSSVPEPQEQKYFPGISCDWGYGRAIEWRFVIVADSANGVSAAVPFGEWTFIPPTLSLTFAREPQSEWLNMNVRTHVGPDCRGVVNGDLAGEIGYVGAVTQRLLIARL; encoded by the coding sequence ATGACGTCACACCGTAGCCCGCGGCCTTCTACCTCCTGCGCAGCGAGAACGAATTCGACTCGACGCGGGCCACGACGAGCCCGTGGGACGAGCAAATGCAGCACGGCGGGCGGGCCGCCCGCGGCGCTGCTCGCCCGTGCCGTCGAACGAGTCCGCGAAGACGAGGCGATGAGCATCGACCGGCTGACGATCGACATGCTCGGCCCCATCCCGCAGGGTCGAATCCGCACCGAGGCGACCATTGTCCGCCCCGGAAAGCGCATCGAACTCGTCGAGGACAAGCTCTGGGCGGACGACCGGCTCGCCGTCACCGCGACCGCGTGGCGAATGCGTTCGACCCCGGAAAACAGCGCCGAGGTGGCCACGACCTTTGACACATCCTCGGTGCCGGAACCGCAGGAGCAGAAGTACTTCCCCGGCATCAGCTGCGACTGGGGCTACGGCCGCGCCATCGAATGGCGCTTCGTCATCGTCGCGGACTCGGCGAACGGCGTCTCGGCGGCTGTGCCGTTTGGGGAGTGGACGTTCATCCCGCCGACGCTGTCGCTGACCTTTGCGCGCGAACCGCAGTCCGAATGGCTGAACATGAACGTGCGTACCCATGTCGGACCCGACTGTCGCGGTGTCGTCAACGGAGACCTGGCTGGCGAGATCGGCTACGTCGGAGCCGTGACCCAGCGGCTGCTCATCGCTCGGCTCTGA
- a CDS encoding sulfite exporter TauE/SafE family protein: MEFLGLVLIGCLVGLTTVLFGFGGGFVTVPIITLVDAELGHDTARVAAATSALVMLVNAIVATVSTKRSTLAHLKRRWWLLGLLALGGGVGAFAGRFAPEALLQWGFVAYIAATAIDLLARPGFFRRKTAVADKVGEVSEGGRGIAAVWGVPIGGLASFLGVGGSVMTVPMMRRSGATMTVATTLANPLTLVIMSPAVLVTILTPAEIDAPGIVGSLDLVAAAALLIGGLPIIVFLRRRVPKIPEILHAWGYFVLLVAAGAVVAVA, from the coding sequence ATGGAATTCCTCGGACTCGTCCTCATCGGCTGCCTCGTCGGCCTGACTACCGTGCTGTTCGGATTCGGCGGCGGCTTCGTCACCGTCCCGATCATCACCCTGGTCGATGCGGAGCTCGGACATGACACGGCACGGGTGGCGGCGGCCACCTCGGCGCTGGTGATGCTCGTCAATGCGATCGTCGCGACAGTGTCGACGAAACGATCCACGCTCGCCCATCTCAAGCGGCGGTGGTGGCTGCTCGGGCTGCTCGCGCTCGGGGGAGGGGTGGGCGCGTTCGCGGGACGGTTCGCTCCGGAAGCGCTGCTGCAGTGGGGGTTCGTCGCGTATATCGCGGCCACAGCCATTGACCTGCTCGCCCGGCCAGGATTCTTCCGGCGCAAGACTGCGGTCGCCGATAAGGTCGGTGAGGTCAGCGAAGGAGGCCGCGGAATTGCAGCGGTCTGGGGTGTGCCGATCGGCGGTTTGGCGTCGTTCCTCGGCGTCGGCGGGTCTGTGATGACGGTGCCGATGATGCGCCGGTCCGGGGCGACGATGACCGTGGCCACGACCCTGGCCAACCCTCTGACCTTGGTGATCATGAGTCCGGCCGTGCTCGTGACGATCCTGACCCCGGCTGAGATCGATGCCCCGGGCATCGTGGGATCACTCGACCTGGTGGCCGCCGCGGCGCTGCTCATCGGCGGTCTGCCGATCATCGTGTTCCTGCGCCGCCGAGTGCCGAAGATCCCCGAGATCCTCCATGCCTGGGGCTACTTCGTGCTGCTGGTGGCGGCCGGAGCGGTCGTCGCCGTGGCGTAA